The DNA sequence CTGAACTGGTCGGCGGCGCTGGTGGTGATTGTGGTCACGCTGGGGCTGAAGTTCTTTACCCGCGGGATGCTGTCGATCTCTGCCGTGCTGATCGGGTTGATCGCGGGCTATTTCTATGCCGTCGCGGTTGGCATGTTGTCGTTTGGCGGCGACCGTGGAGTGATCGCCAGCTGGAACAGCGCCGCATGGGTCGCCCTGCCAGACCCGTTCCGCTATGGTTTTGAATTCTCGGCGGCAGCTGTCATCGGGTTCTGTCTGATGGCCTTCATCTCGGCCATCGAAACCGTGGGCGACGTGTCGGGGATCACTAAGGGCGGCGCGGGCCGAGAGGCCACGGAGACCGAGATTGCTGGTGCGACCTATGCCGATGGACTGGGCACCGCCGTTGCCGGTGTCTTTGGCGGCCTGCCCAATACCTCGTTCAGCCAGAACGTCGGTCTGATCGCCATGACCGGCGTGATGAGCCGCCATGTTGTCACCTGCGGCGCGGTCTTCCTGATCATCTGCGGCCTGGTGCCCAAAGTGGGCGGATTGATCCGCACGGTGCCGATCGAAGTACTGGGCGGCGGTGTGATCGTCATGTTCGGCATGGTGGTCGCGGCAGGCATGTCAATGCTGTCAGATGTGGACTGGAACCGGCGCAACATGGTGATCTTTGCGATTTCGATCTCGGTCGGTCTGGGCCTGCAGCTGGAGCCGGGTGCGGTGCAGCATCTGCCCGACACCATGCGCATTCTGATGACCAGCGGGCTGCTGCCTGCGGCGCTGATCGCGATCATCCTGAACCTGGCCCTGCCGGAGGAACTGGCCGAGGAATCCACCGAAGAAGTCTCAGGCGGCCTTCAGGGTCATTCAAGGGGCAGCCTGCCGCACTAGCAAATGGGAGAGGGGCAAGGCGTTGAGCCGCCGCTCCCTTTTTCCGGTTCTGAACTGCAACGCGAAGCTGCGCCGCGATAATCAAAGTTTCCGAAAGGGCAACCATGTACGACCTTGCCGCCATGTCCTCCTGGATCGAGTTCGCGGTCCGCTGGACCCATGTGATCGTGGGCATTGCCTGGATCGGGTCCTCGTTCTACTTCATCGCGCTGGACCTCGGGCTGCACCGGGACCGCGACCTTG is a window from the Sulfitobacter sp. THAF37 genome containing:
- a CDS encoding nucleobase:cation symporter-2 family protein, with product MTSTSIGTPEQLRDPNYTPALTRAIPLGIQHVLAMFVSNVTPAIIIAGAAGFGFGSNSPDFPELLYLIQMSMLFAGVATLLQTITIGPVGAALPIVQGTSFAFIPIMIPLVAGKGVDGLAALFGGIVVGGLFHACLGLFIGKIRFALPPLVTGLVVTMIGLALVQVGIQYAAGGVPAIGTPEYGSLLNWSAALVVIVVTLGLKFFTRGMLSISAVLIGLIAGYFYAVAVGMLSFGGDRGVIASWNSAAWVALPDPFRYGFEFSAAAVIGFCLMAFISAIETVGDVSGITKGGAGREATETEIAGATYADGLGTAVAGVFGGLPNTSFSQNVGLIAMTGVMSRHVVTCGAVFLIICGLVPKVGGLIRTVPIEVLGGGVIVMFGMVVAAGMSMLSDVDWNRRNMVIFAISISVGLGLQLEPGAVQHLPDTMRILMTSGLLPAALIAIILNLALPEELAEESTEEVSGGLQGHSRGSLPH